Genomic segment of Leopardus geoffroyi isolate Oge1 chromosome B2, O.geoffroyi_Oge1_pat1.0, whole genome shotgun sequence:
CAGTCAGAGGGCAGCGGAGAGTAATGAGCAACTGTGACAGCCTCTCCAGAGAGTAAATTGGCTTTTTAATTGTGTGCTTATGAACTGTTTGAATTTTACTACAAGTAAGATactaagaaaaacaataacaaataaattaatttcaaaaagacACCTCAACTTCAGATACTTCAAGTATATTTTAGGCGAGGAAATcaataattgaataaaaacagaattttaaaagtaatacctAAAAGCATCTCAGACTCAACATTTCTTTACCATAATGGAAAGGAAAGGCCTGAAATATGTTTTGGGAAGCCTGAAGGACAATGAGGAacgtatttatttaaaatagtatttctcaatttatttcatttgcaaGGTCATTTTCTATTCatggtaaattacattgatttctcatttatgatgatgatgataaaaagtTTCCTTTGTTACAGAAACTTACAATACaaatagtttaaagaaaaatattaagttaataaTATTACAGGTGATCAAAAAGTGACAGTCAATAGACATGCTGGAAATAATGCTTGTTTAAACAAGTGATACGTTTCACCTATACAGCCTTAAAAGTCTTTGTTTCCCAtgctcaattttttatttaaaacttggaCCAAAATATGACTTTTTATATCACTAGTGTCCATATAATATGTGTACGTTTAAGACTAGATGGACTGGAAGACAGTAATAAGCTGAATGCTAGTATCGTGAGATAattctaggtttttaaaaataactccgGTAAATACATTCTtatgaaaatgtacaaaaaaaatcatgtgggagcaaagtaaattgaaagcAAGGTCAGTCTTGCCGAAAATTTGATTTTAAgagggagtaaaaaaaaatgctaaaaattataTCTGTACGaacaatataaaattacatttgtgtgaaattttattttatccaaaTTGTGCATCTCCCCACCTTTATTTAGAGGTCGGACTAACACAATgttttataccaaaataaaattcataaatttgTGGTCTTATGAGGAGTGTATTCAATTCAGCACTGCATTTACCTCTTACATGATATTTGGTATAGTAATGAAACATATACACTAcactaaaatatttcctatttttctgacTACTCGGTTAATAATAATAGCATCGCAGTGGCTGGCAGTGGTCGTTGGGGTTACACAGAGGCTGGTTTGAATTTCAGGTCTGCCATTTACTAGGAAGCTGCTACCAATTCTGACCCctttgttttcttacctgtaaaatgggggaagatAAGATCTGTAAAGGTAATATCTTCCAATTGATATTTCTGACTTAAGTATATATTAACTGATGTCCTGTACAGGCCGGGATGTGCTTTAGACCATGCCCCAAATCCTCTTTGCACCAAATCCACCACCAGAACCCCTTCCACTtcaggaagcagagaagggaacCTGGTGACTGGCAAATCTAAATCAATCTGCAGGAAAGATCGAGACCCAGTGAGTGGCGAGAGCGGCAATGAGTGCCTGTATCGGTTTAAATTTACAACCTCACTTTTTCCATTGCCGGCTCATAGTTGTGGGTAATGCCCCACTGATGAAAAAATAAGTTGTAACTACAAGAATTCGATATGGGTTTTTGCTTTTGAACCTGACGGTCTTGCTGTCAGTTGCAAGAGACCAAGCGGAAACAAAGGGATGAAATCTTGTTCCGAACTTTTCGCAGAAAATAATTCAGTTGAGAAAACATTAAAACgcattaaattttctttgaataggGGAAAATTCTACTAGTGACCTCGTAATCTCTCCCACCACATCTAAGGCAATGAGGGGAACTGCTTGTCGAATTATTCGCTTTCTGGTTAGAGTCCACTGGGCTGtctttgggaaagttacttaggtttctttgggcctcagtttccttatctcttaGTGGGGCTTAAATAACCATCATGGAATAACCGCCTTAgaactgtgaaaattaaatgaacttACCTACCTACCAGAAGGGACCAGTATAGTCACTGAcagtaaattctcaataaatgaaaatacttatAATGATGTGACAATTAAGGAAGATGCTCCTAAAATAGACGGTAGGCGTCGGGGAGAGGTAATTAAATGGATGCAAAATTTATGTGTTGTTTATTGTCTACTTTGCCGAGGCCTCTGGTTATGATATACACATACCTTCCCATAGAATATTAAATCCTATGTGGGTGCATAATGCATGCGCAGAAGGATTAGGCATGAAATGTCACTTCAGCAATGTGCCTGGGGAAGCTCTGACGCTGTCTGACCTTTGGGCGTCTGGGAGGGATGCCTATACCTGTGCCCAGCGCTGGAAggggcccaggccctgcccagcaAAGCCTACCCCCCAGACTGCTTACTCCCTCCTAGCATACATGTTGGCCGAAAAGGGTATTTTCTCCCTTCCGATTGGCGTaggttggtttttcttttacGTGGTTGCAAGTAGAAGTCCCTTCAGTCTTCTCCCTTGGGGTAAGTGGAAAGGAATCCGGCCGGGGGCCCGAAGTGGCCTACACCCGGGGACTGGGTAGCTGCGGAGTAGGAGGCAACTCGTGGGCTGCCCCGCAGAAGCAGGTGGGAGCAGACAGCGGTTCGGTTCCCTCGTTCGGGGAGGGGAGTGCGGCCGCGGGTCCCTCCCCTCAGTCGCGGGTGGCAGCGGCCGACGCCAAgccggtgggggcggggtgggggcggcgcgGAGGGCGCGGAGATTACTGCGGCGCCGCCGAGGACGCCAAGGGTCCCGAGCGGTCCCCACTCGGGACCGCGAACGATGACAAAAGACAGTCACCGAGATCGAATAAAAAGAAGTTGGTCCCCGCGCGCCGCCGGTCCCGGGGCCCCCGGCGGCCTCCAGTGGCCGCGggcgccggcggcggcggcgtcccccgcccccaaccccgcGCGCAAGTGCAAGGCTGCCCGCCGCGCGGCGCACGCTCCGCGGCTCCCGGCTTCCGCGCAAAACTTCGAGCCTGTCCACGTGAAGTTGTCGCTCCCGTTCAGAGGGGCAAAGAGCTTTGGGAAAAGCTGGGCAGTGGCGACGGCGGTGGCTGTGCGCgcgctctctttttcttttcttccacttttcccctcccctgcctcagtcCAGAGTTTtggctcctctcctttcctcctccccctcggAGCCGgcttctccccccgccccgtttCTCCCCCACTAGTGTACGCTATttgttggcgggggtgggggggtgggggtgggtggccgAAGGGGATGTCCTGTTTTCACCAGAGGCACAGCGCGAAGGGGAAACTCCGACACTGGAAAGAACGAGAGTAAATACCTAAATACAGACGCACGGATCCGCGGCTGGGACAGACACTTGAACTTCGGATCCCGAGGCGGTCCGGGCTGCGGGAGGTGAGTGTCCCTTCTCCCCGTCCCCTCCCGCGGGTCCCGGTTTGCGGGAGCCTGCGGACTCTCCCCGGCGAAGTGCGCGCGGCTCCGCCGGGGACGCCGAGCGCCGGGGACGGAGGACGCGCGGCGTGTGGGCGCCGATTCCCGCGGGCGTCCGGAGGCGGAGTGCAGCACGCCCGAGGCCCAGGCCGCCGGGGCTGCAGTGGTGCCTTCCGCCCGGGAGGACGCCCCTTGCCCCGAGGGTCTTCTCCGAGCCTGCGGGGCCGCTGCGGGGCGGTGGCGGGACCGGGTGCGCCGCGCCCTACCTGTACCCGCCCCCGGCTCGCCGAGGCGCGCGCCACGGGGTCTCCCCTACATCCTTCCTGTGCCATTTATTACTGGGATGATCCCCCTAGATAAGCCTGACGCAAGGATGCTGACCCGGTCCGGTGGAGGGCCCGGGCTCCTGGCATTGTCACGATTCGGGATGCGTGTGTACGTTCACGGCTTGTGCTCCGATCTCGAGGCACGAACGGGCCTTTTAAACCGCGGCCATCCCACTTTAATAGTTTTTATGCGGCGTGGACCCAATGTCTCCTGCA
This window contains:
- the LOC123609033 gene encoding translation initiation factor IF-2-like — encoded protein: MAQEGCRGDPVARASASRGRVQVGRGAPGPATAPQRPRRLGEDPRGKGRPPGRKAPLQPRRPGPRACCTPPPDARGNRRPHAARPPSPALGVPGGAARTSPGRVRRLPQTGTRGRGRGEGTLTSRSPDRLGIRSSSVCPSRGSVRLYLGIAKMASNKDLQSQLERDGLKDCQPVCGEPDSGEKNKNLKNKNNKRKGSWK